AACAAGCCTTGAAAATGCCCTTTGGGTTGccatttgcttctttttgatgtCTTAATACTTAAATTCATAATATCTTGTAATCTGTGTTTGTTTATGTTGTTATCAGCAGTATTTAACCTATTGTGCCAAGAAAGCACTGTAATTGACACGGCCATTGATGCCATCCACACTTGTATGTTCAGTGTATTTTGGAACAAAAGTCTCTTCATTCCCTACACAAACAAATATGCATATGCATGCTATGTATGTCTATATAGTACTATGAAACATGTTCATGATAGGGTTGAACCTTTCACTCACGATATTTGGTGAAGCTTCTAATTTATAATTCTTCCCATAACATGTCATGTAAGATTAACTTTCGTATGTTGTTTAAACTGAAGAATACCTGTCAAacctctttttctttgtttatagTTATCTATGAATTCAAAAGCAGATATTTTCATAGCTCTTCAAATCTCTTGCTATTGCAGTATATCTTGTAAGGCTGCAAaacctaaatatatatttgtattaacCACCACAAAGTGTATAAAAGATTATTTTGGAGTTGTGATCGAGGTTGATACATTAGATAACAAAGGAGGTTCAATGCATAACTAATCATTGCCATCAAACCATAGCCAGTACTTCAGAGAGGTAATAGATGTTTGTACCAAATCCTATTCTAGTTGAAAACTCAATCTAATGGTTTGAATATGTTCTACATTGAAGCTTTGCATATAGGGATAATTACGTAGACTTTTTCCGGCCATATGATGTTTGTTATTCATTATTGCAGCTaaagtattatataaaattctttaaatataatttcatGTAGAGGGTCTACATATAATCCAAGTCTGCAAGTCACCGAGACTTTCTGCACTTCTGTCTCTTTGAAAAATGGTGGAAGATCATGACATATACGTCTTACACCATGCGTTTGGACCATATTTAATCTAAGAGATACAACTGTCAATCCTGCATCACATGTTCAGTTAAATACGAAAAATGGAAGAAGAAAAGGTCTCAACCTTCTGACGTTTTAGGCATTGCGACATGGAACCGCATAAAGTTTGAAGGAACAGTCTTTGGTGTTTAGTACCTTAGTTAACTTGTTGAATTGGGATTGAAGTTGCTTGACCTTTTAAAGTTGATCAGGTAGTGGCTTGTCTTGTCCTGGCTTCTACAACTTACTTCATTTAGCAAGAACGGGATAATCACCTTTTTGGAAAATACAGTAGATCAACTACACAGGTCACTAATGTTATCTTTGACATGGTTCCTTTGCAGATGTGCTCCTTCAGATTTAAAACCTCGGCACGTGCCCTTCCTACTTTGGAGTGATGGATGAGTCCTAAGGGCTAAGGAAATGGGCTCCTTCTCTAGCTGATTAATATGATGCGCTTGCAGTGGTTCATCGGTTGTATGTTAAGGCATAAAACCCCTGAATTCAATAACTGTATTTACTAGAAAGTTTTTAGACAAATTATTGGGTCAAACGACTCATAGCAAAACTGACATCTTGAACTCGACCTGTTTTGGCCCATTACGACATGCCCATTTTGCACCTTTATTTCTGAATATGCATCAGCAAATGCTGCACCAGGTAAGCTCCCAAAAAaccaatatttatcttataacacTTTCAAATCAATAGACTTTTCACATTCATGTATATgtaaattacaatttacaatgCACGCCATTAAAGGAaatcaaaaacccaaaaaatgattatgaaatggCAAAAAGTTGAAGCACATTTAAGCATATGTCCAACTTGAGTAATATACATAGATCAAAAATAACTAGACTGAACTTGTAAGAGTTCAAGTTGTGCTAATAACTTTGCCACTATGGGTTTCAACTGTGTATCACCGTTCTGTGCAAGATCAATCAACACTGTCTGTGCAGATTCTCCATACTTAACTCTATAATCTTCAACCCTAAAAACCCTCTCCAATATCCAAACGGCCTTTTCTCGAGTCTTTAAACTCCCAGATTCCATCACTTTTATAATCGCTTCAATTCCGGCATGTTTCTCAATACAAGCACATCCATTCTCCCATATCTCATCTAGCAAAAGGGTTGATAAAGCTTCAAGAGCAGCTTCATCAGCTTCCCTTTCATCTCCTTTCAAGATTTGAATCAATGGAGGAATAGCACCAGCCTTCACTAAGCAGAAGGTACTTTTCACAAAACAGTAACCATTATGAATTTCACAAAATGCTTCTGAAGATGGAGGAACACATAACCACGTTGACTTTTTTGACTTTCTAAGATTTAAGCAATTCTTTGATAACTGTGCAAGTGAAGTTGCAGCTCTACACTTAGCAATTATCGACCCGTCTGTCAGCATTTTTACCAGGACTGGTATTACTCGATTTTCAGCCGCATATTGCTGTAGCTTCAGATTTGATGTGATGGTAAATCTTATAAGTATACCAGCAATATTCTCAACTAGATGTGACAATAGAGGTGTAGTTGAATTTGATTGTTTCGAAGTCATTATCAACAGTATAATAGGTAATAAGTTCGCCTTCTTAAGTATATCTGTAGCCTTCTTATCATTAACAGGAATATTGCACAGTATCCCAGCAGCAATAGCCTTTTCATCCTCCGATGTCGAAGAAGAGAGATTATTTACAATGGTAAGAAGATGGGTTTCTTCTATTTGCTCCATAAGCTCATCTGATAACTCCTTAGATAATGTGTAAATCAAACTGAAGGCACCAATCCTAATTTTAGGGTTTGTTTCAGTAAGAAAGGGTAAAAGAAGTTGAATCGATCCATTTTCCTTCATTTTTCTTCGGACTTTTGAACCACTGGGATGAGAAGCAATGCTATTTAATGCTTCCAAGAGATGACTTTGGATAACAGGACTCGAAAGATTAAGTAGTGAGAACATTTGAAGGGCAATATCATGGTTGACCAGCATAGAGTCTGACTTAGCAATTCTTGCAAGAATGGCCGCAGCTGGTTCACGAAGAGTCATGAGAACGGATGTGACGGAAAAGAGGAGCTGAAGAAGCGAGGGTACAATTCCCGAATTGATTAATCGCCGGGTGTTTTCTTTTAAGGTAGACAAATTTTGTAGAGCACTCAGAGAAGATAATTTAGCTTCGAGTTTTCCCTCTTTGAACATTTTAACTAGAGGTGGGATTGCACCATCTTCTCCAATGGAAGCCCTAGTTTGGTCTCTTAGTTCCATTCTTGATATTGCTGTTGCCATGAGAATTTTACTCATGTCGGACCCTGTAACAATTAtgtaaagaaatttttttaaaaataattataccaACAATCTGATCCAATTCCAAAATAACTGTATGTTTATCATAACTGTATGTTTATCATACTACAGATGAGATCATTAGGACAAGGGTTATTGCagtaaaaggtaaaaaaaaattttttttttcattctgtATAAATCCTTCACCTTCCAAAAAGTTTGACATAAGGTAATCTTTAAGCTAGTGAGGGAATCAagtcaaaagaaacaaaaagccAACATGGTCAAATTTACAGTCACGTGCCTACaaatttgttttaaaagtttggggggtttttatcaaaagaagacgGGAAGTTCTTAAAGGCTTTTTCAGGGCAAAGAAAGATGGTTCGCGAAACATGAATcaacttgattgtctttcatgatGTATCCTCTCTTTCTATTAACTTATGCAGATGTTATCAGGATGTTGGTTTTTCACGTAATGATACTTATCACTTTTTTACTGACAGTTTAAAACATcataataacaaaaagaaagatATGTAGACATATAATAGAACAAACAGTAAGAAAGGTGTGAGTTTATGTAAAATGCTTTAATCAAGTTACCTTCTGTCAAGTACTTTATTAGTGGCTTGAAATAGCCGGCTTCTGCCATATGAAGTGCATTCTGCGTATTACTCGACAAAGCCGCCAACAACTTTCCTGCATCATGGGAAGCTATTTGATCTTCACCATTAAATATAGCAACCAACATAACTATGCATCCTTGAATTCTTCCAATCCTTCTCCTCACTGCAGAAACATCAGACAGAGTTGATAATATGCCAACAGCCTCCCTCTGTTCGTCCTCATCCCGAGTCAACGATTTGACCAGTACTGACAAGTAATCTAACTCCGCCATCTTTTTCTGTACATAGATTGGCTGGTCAGAATGCATATACACAAGCAGTAGAGTGAGAATTTCGATTTATTTACTTATAGAATGGTAGATTCgagttatattttatttcaaaaagatAATCGGGTAAGACTGAACAAATATAGAGTAAATTGTAAAGTGTTAATGGGTAAAATTGAGATAAtaagataaaacaaaaatggCTGGAATGGTCTGCAATTCGCACAAAGTGAACACTTAATGCATAAAtctataaaagtataaaacctcctaaatggTTTAGTGATTAACTTTTTCATCAAATTTAGACACACCAATGATATCTTAAAAATAACCTACGCCAAGAGTGTTCTAACCAACGGACAATACGGAAATGGTCCATTTTGACCCGTTCTCCAACCTAATtgacccacccattttaccGTATCAAACAAACAGGATTGATGCAAAAATAAGGACTGTAATACGTGCTGCACTGCTGTGTAATAATATTATGGTCGACACACTAGTGATCTATCAATGGAAAAGGAAAAATAGAGAATTGGAGCCCCTGTATGCACTAAAAGGAAAATTTAAGTCATAGTTAAAGAGGAAACTTCAATGAAAATAAGATACTTCTACACACACTTAATTGGTAAAAAACCAACTGATCATACGGTACCCATGCCCACAAAGCACATGGGCCCCAGAAGGCCAGAAGTGACTTTGTCAAGATCACAGGCCCAGGTTCAAACCTAGCCTCAGGGGAGTTGCCATAGAGTCATCCTTGTGGGGTGGCCAATGGCTAGTGTGGCACCTGAGGTCAAGGGTGTCCGAGCCAATATACATCTTTTTGTTAAGAAACATAAATGGTAAAAGGTCATAAAACACACCAATTCAATATTAGCTTAAACTGGGGGTTTTATCTAAACATACCTTAAATCCATCATCTTGTGCAATGAGGTTTCTCAGATTTTGAATAATACTTAACCGATTAATTGGCTTTGTAGAACTTAACCGACTGAATAAAATTGGGATAATATTCTCAGCATCAATCCAATCACTAGTAGCCTTATTATCTCTAATAAACGTGTTCAAGGCAAAAAGTGCAAGTTTAAGCTGTTCATCATCTCCACACT
The sequence above is drawn from the Erigeron canadensis isolate Cc75 chromosome 4, C_canadensis_v1, whole genome shotgun sequence genome and encodes:
- the LOC122594851 gene encoding U-box domain-containing protein 44-like; protein product: MEGKVVNDVDEGTSSSVTKETFSLSELSHSTRKLSLVLNEFKENKIMETSPIRTAVESLETELERAKALVASPRFAYSPHKRVEEITENLGRSIGLVLFASHDVSMTGKEKLETLRREMMSCAQFSAGSSDTRSDFLDDVETETKESDYEVENIVGEIVEVEEDVSCCTIENVALQLKCGDDEQLKLALFALNTFIRDNKATSDWIDAENIIPILFSRLSSTKPINRLSIIQNLRNLIAQDDGFKKKMAELDYLSVLVKSLTRDEDEQREAVGILSTLSDVSAVRRRIGRIQGCIVMLVAIFNGEDQIASHDAGKLLAALSSNTQNALHMAEAGYFKPLIKYLTEGSDMSKILMATAISRMELRDQTRASIGEDGAIPPLVKMFKEGKLEAKLSSLSALQNLSTLKENTRRLINSGIVPSLLQLLFSVTSVLMTLREPAAAILARIAKSDSMLVNHDIALQMFSLLNLSSPVIQSHLLEALNSIASHPSGSKVRRKMKENGSIQLLLPFLTETNPKIRIGAFSLIYTLSKELSDELMEQIEETHLLTIVNNLSSSTSEDEKAIAAGILCNIPVNDKKATDILKKANLLPIILLIMTSKQSNSTTPLLSHLVENIAGILIRFTITSNLKLQQYAAENRVIPVLVKMLTDGSIIAKCRAATSLAQLSKNCLNLRKSKKSTWLCVPPSSEAFCEIHNGYCFVKSTFCLVKAGAIPPLIQILKGDEREADEAALEALSTLLLDEIWENGCACIEKHAGIEAIIKVMESGSLKTREKAVWILERVFRVEDYRVKYGESAQTVLIDLAQNGDTQLKPIVAKLLAQLELLQVQSSYF